In Variovorax paradoxus, a single genomic region encodes these proteins:
- a CDS encoding acyltransferase family protein, with the protein MHPKYRPDIDGLRAIAVGSVLVYHAFPSLLPGGFIGVDIFFVISGFLITTILLQSLAAGDFSYRDFYARRIRRIFPALLLVLLATLAFGWYVLLPGEFSQLGKQITGGAAFFANLVFLGESGYFDATAETKPLLHLWSLGIEEQFYIFWPLLLGLAWRKRWPILRVTLAVAAISFLINVLTVQPHRAAAFYSPLSRAWELMAGGLLAAMRLQAANGSADSRPWVRHVQSIVGVGLIVLGLVMTRSTKAFPGWWALLPVLGAASCIAAGPSGVLNRYLLSNRLMVWIGLISYPLYLWHWPLLSYARIIEGGEPSLELRVALVVAAIVLAWGTYRFVERFVKLHLSTGLLRGLAGGGAALALAGVLVFLGMPSPRNASQALQAVADATQEDNYYDGFQEDTLGGQFVYRTGQGKHNVLLIGDSHVEQYAPRALELVRTEPAKARTVYFATKGSCPPVPGLFSRLDAGGDCGERRAAVLELALQPQIDTVVLGACWSCYFTGTGLLVNYFLDDRKAAHPFVSGDGVDLSLKSLGEVLKRVSARKKVYLVLGNPVGLDFDPLKQIQGDRLGTMTASSGRLTAPVPQDQAELNARLKQVALANGAQVIEPFDSLCASGACIRSMPDDDSPAYKDIGHLRPRYTRNFATYIDPALLDEDANGK; encoded by the coding sequence ATGCACCCCAAGTACCGCCCGGACATTGACGGCCTGCGCGCCATCGCGGTGGGCTCGGTGCTGGTCTATCACGCGTTCCCGAGCCTGTTGCCCGGGGGGTTCATCGGGGTCGACATCTTCTTCGTGATCTCGGGCTTCCTGATCACGACCATCCTCCTGCAGAGCCTGGCGGCCGGCGATTTCAGTTACCGGGACTTCTACGCGAGGCGCATCAGGCGCATTTTCCCGGCACTGCTTCTTGTCTTGCTGGCTACGCTGGCTTTCGGCTGGTACGTGCTGTTGCCGGGGGAGTTTTCGCAACTCGGCAAGCAGATCACGGGTGGTGCCGCCTTCTTCGCCAACCTGGTGTTCCTGGGCGAGTCTGGCTATTTCGACGCCACTGCGGAGACAAAGCCGCTTCTTCACCTGTGGTCGCTGGGTATCGAGGAACAGTTCTACATTTTCTGGCCGCTGCTGTTGGGGCTGGCCTGGCGCAAGCGCTGGCCCATCCTGCGCGTGACCCTGGCGGTGGCCGCGATCTCTTTCCTGATCAATGTGCTGACGGTGCAGCCGCATCGCGCGGCCGCCTTTTATTCGCCGCTGTCGCGTGCCTGGGAATTGATGGCTGGCGGCTTGCTCGCGGCGATGCGACTCCAGGCTGCGAACGGCTCGGCGGACTCGCGGCCGTGGGTGAGGCATGTGCAATCGATCGTCGGCGTCGGGTTGATCGTGCTGGGGCTCGTGATGACGCGCAGCACGAAGGCATTTCCAGGGTGGTGGGCGCTGTTGCCGGTATTGGGTGCGGCGAGCTGCATCGCCGCGGGACCGAGTGGCGTGCTCAACCGATATCTGCTGTCGAATCGCCTGATGGTGTGGATCGGGCTGATCAGCTATCCGCTCTATCTGTGGCATTGGCCGCTGTTGTCGTACGCGCGCATCATTGAAGGAGGAGAGCCCTCGCTCGAATTGCGCGTGGCGCTCGTCGTTGCGGCCATCGTGCTGGCATGGGGAACCTATCGATTCGTCGAGCGCTTCGTCAAGCTTCACCTGTCGACGGGGCTGCTGCGCGGCCTGGCGGGCGGCGGGGCCGCGCTAGCACTGGCCGGCGTGCTGGTGTTCCTGGGAATGCCTTCCCCCCGCAACGCCAGCCAGGCGTTGCAGGCCGTGGCGGATGCGACGCAAGAAGACAACTACTACGACGGCTTTCAGGAGGACACGCTGGGCGGACAATTCGTTTACCGCACCGGCCAGGGAAAGCACAACGTGCTCCTGATCGGGGACAGCCATGTCGAGCAATATGCGCCGCGTGCTCTGGAACTGGTACGCACCGAGCCAGCCAAGGCGCGCACCGTGTACTTCGCGACCAAAGGCTCCTGCCCGCCAGTACCGGGATTGTTCTCCCGGCTCGATGCCGGCGGCGACTGCGGCGAGCGCCGCGCCGCGGTGCTCGAGCTGGCACTGCAACCGCAGATCGACACGGTCGTGCTGGGCGCCTGCTGGAGTTGCTACTTCACGGGCACCGGCCTCCTCGTGAACTACTTTCTGGACGACAGGAAAGCCGCGCATCCGTTCGTGAGCGGGGATGGTGTCGATCTTTCGTTGAAGTCGCTAGGCGAGGTGTTGAAACGGGTCTCGGCGCGCAAGAAGGTGTATCTCGTGCTGGGCAACCCGGTGGGCCTGGATTTCGATCCGCTGAAGCAGATCCAGGGCGACCGCCTGGGAACGATGACGGCGTCGTCCGGGCGCCTCACGGCCCCGGTGCCGCAGGATCAGGCGGAGCTCAATGCGCGGTTGAAGCAGGTGGCATTGGCGAACGGAGCGCAGGTCATCGAGCCCTTTGACAGCCTTTGCGCTTCCGGCGCCTGCATCCGCAGCATGCCGGACGATGATTCGCCGGCCTACAAGGACATTGGCCACCTGCGGCCCAGATACACACGCAACTTTGCGACGTACATCGATCCGGCACTCTTGGACGAAGACGCGAACGGGAAATAG
- a CDS encoding DNA gyrase inhibitor YacG — MTAVNDKGERIVRCPTCGGDSIYAPSNAYRPFCSARCKGIDLGAWASEEFRMPAEAPPDDEPFGDPKIQ; from the coding sequence ATGACCGCGGTGAACGACAAAGGCGAGCGGATCGTCCGCTGCCCCACGTGCGGCGGCGACAGCATCTACGCACCGAGCAACGCCTATCGCCCGTTCTGCAGCGCACGCTGCAAGGGCATCGACCTGGGCGCCTGGGCCAGCGAGGAATTCCGGATGCCGGCCGAAGCGCCGCCGGACGACGAGCCCTTCGGCGATCCCAAGATCCAATAA
- a CDS encoding ATP-binding protein: MNEQFQKLIERAEQLINRIESILPQPLAEPTDWNASIAWRYRRRSSGHGVLEPVKHVAAMSLDSLKEIDVQKEKIARNTQQFVEGKPANNVLLTGARGTGKSSLIRACLQTYAPQGLRLIEVDKAELTDLPDIVEVVSQRPEKFIVFSDDLSFDEGEPGYKALKSILDGSIAASTPNVLIYATSNRRHLLPEYMKDNLSYTHTEDGEVHPGEVIEEKISLSERFGLWVSFYPFSQNEYLTIVGQWLSSFGADEAAIAAARPEALVWALERGSRSGRVAYQFARDYAGRSNA; the protein is encoded by the coding sequence ATGAACGAGCAGTTCCAGAAGCTGATCGAACGCGCCGAACAGCTGATCAACCGCATCGAATCGATCCTGCCGCAGCCGCTGGCGGAGCCGACCGACTGGAACGCTTCCATCGCCTGGCGCTACCGCCGCCGCAGCTCGGGCCACGGCGTGCTCGAGCCGGTAAAGCACGTGGCCGCGATGTCGCTCGATTCGCTCAAGGAAATCGACGTCCAGAAGGAAAAGATCGCGCGCAACACGCAGCAGTTCGTCGAAGGCAAGCCTGCCAACAACGTGCTGCTGACGGGCGCGCGGGGCACCGGCAAGTCGTCGCTCATCCGCGCCTGCCTGCAGACCTACGCGCCGCAGGGGCTGCGCCTGATCGAGGTCGACAAGGCCGAGCTCACCGACCTGCCCGACATCGTCGAGGTGGTCTCGCAGCGGCCCGAGAAATTCATCGTGTTCAGCGACGACCTGAGCTTCGACGAGGGCGAGCCGGGCTACAAGGCGCTGAAGTCGATCCTCGACGGCTCGATCGCGGCGTCGACGCCCAATGTGCTGATCTACGCGACCAGCAACCGGCGCCACCTGCTGCCCGAGTACATGAAGGACAACCTCTCGTACACCCACACCGAGGACGGCGAAGTCCATCCCGGCGAGGTGATCGAGGAAAAGATCTCGCTGTCGGAGCGCTTCGGCCTCTGGGTGAGCTTCTATCCCTTCAGCCAGAACGAGTACCTGACGATCGTGGGGCAGTGGCTCTCGTCGTTCGGCGCGGACGAAGCCGCCATTGCCGCGGCGCGGCCCGAGGCGCTGGTCTGGGCGCTGGAGCGCGGTTCGCGCAGCGGCCGCGTGGCCTACCAGTTCGCGCGGGACTACGCAGGGCGGAGCAACGCGTGA
- the argJ gene encoding bifunctional glutamate N-acetyltransferase/amino-acid acetyltransferase ArgJ, whose amino-acid sequence MPVNLSAPDPAALFAVPGVRIGVAEAGVRKANRKDLTVVLIDEGAAVGGVFTQNRFCAAPVQVCREHLAANHGIRAMVINTGNANAGTGEDGLMRTRSTCIALARKLEISPEQILPFSTGVIMEPLPVDRIEAGLPAALADADANHWARAAEGIMTTDTIPKAFSQQAQVGGATVSITGISKGAGMIRPNMATMLGFMATDAKIDPSLVQPLARLLADASFNRVTIDGDTSTNDSFVVIATQKATNATITSLDSADGKALVSAMQNVARQLAQAIVRDGEGATKFITVQVEGGRNAAECKQVAYAVAHSPLVKTAFYASDPNLGRILAAVGYAGIDDLDQTGIDLFLDDVHVAVKGGRNPAYREEDGQRVMKQSEITVRIGLGRGDASETVWTCDFSHEYVTINADYRS is encoded by the coding sequence ATGCCCGTGAACCTGTCTGCTCCCGATCCCGCCGCGCTGTTCGCGGTGCCTGGTGTCCGCATCGGCGTGGCCGAAGCGGGCGTGCGCAAGGCCAATCGCAAGGACCTGACCGTCGTGCTGATCGACGAAGGCGCCGCGGTCGGCGGCGTGTTCACCCAGAACCGTTTCTGCGCCGCGCCGGTGCAGGTCTGCCGCGAGCACCTGGCCGCGAACCACGGCATCCGCGCGATGGTGATCAACACCGGCAACGCGAACGCCGGCACGGGCGAAGACGGGCTGATGCGCACGCGCTCCACCTGCATCGCGCTCGCGCGCAAGCTGGAAATCTCGCCCGAGCAGATCCTGCCGTTCTCGACCGGCGTGATCATGGAGCCGCTGCCGGTCGACCGCATCGAAGCCGGCCTGCCGGCCGCGCTGGCCGATGCCGACGCCAACCACTGGGCGCGCGCGGCCGAAGGCATCATGACCACCGACACGATCCCGAAGGCCTTCAGCCAGCAGGCGCAGGTCGGCGGCGCGACCGTCAGCATCACCGGCATCAGCAAGGGCGCCGGCATGATTCGCCCGAACATGGCGACCATGCTCGGCTTCATGGCGACCGACGCGAAGATCGACCCGTCGCTGGTCCAGCCGCTGGCCAGGCTGCTGGCCGACGCCTCGTTCAACCGTGTGACCATCGACGGCGACACCTCGACCAACGACTCGTTCGTGGTCATCGCGACGCAGAAGGCGACCAACGCCACCATCACCTCGCTCGATTCGGCCGACGGCAAGGCGCTGGTGTCCGCCATGCAGAACGTGGCGCGCCAGCTGGCACAGGCGATCGTGCGCGACGGCGAGGGCGCGACCAAGTTCATCACCGTGCAGGTCGAAGGCGGCCGCAACGCCGCGGAGTGCAAGCAGGTGGCCTATGCCGTGGCGCATTCGCCGCTGGTCAAGACGGCCTTCTATGCCAGCGACCCGAACCTGGGCCGCATCCTGGCGGCCGTGGGCTACGCGGGCATCGACGACCTCGACCAGACCGGCATCGACCTGTTCCTCGACGACGTGCACGTGGCGGTCAAGGGCGGGCGCAATCCGGCCTACCGCGAAGAAGACGGCCAGCGCGTGATGAAGCAGAGCGAGATCACGGTGCGCATCGGCCTGGGCCGCGGCGACGCCAGCGAAACCGTGTGGACCTGCGACTTCAGCCACGAATACGTGACCATCAACGCCGACTACCGGTCATGA
- a CDS encoding NUDIX domain-containing protein codes for MSEPRKHTEVAVGVLIRLSDDALLLSTRPEGKAYAGYWEFPGGKIEAGETVEQALRRELQEELGITIDGAEVWKITEHDYPHALVRLHWCKVTAWSGEFEMREGQQMAWQQLPLEVTPVLPGALPVLQWLSEERGLPFAQQDAA; via the coding sequence GTGAGCGAGCCGCGCAAGCACACGGAAGTCGCCGTCGGCGTGCTGATCCGCCTGTCGGACGACGCGCTGCTGCTTTCCACCCGGCCCGAAGGCAAGGCCTACGCGGGCTACTGGGAGTTTCCCGGCGGCAAGATCGAGGCGGGCGAAACGGTCGAGCAGGCGCTGCGGCGCGAGCTGCAGGAAGAACTCGGCATCACCATCGACGGCGCCGAGGTCTGGAAGATCACCGAACACGACTATCCGCACGCGCTGGTGCGCCTGCACTGGTGCAAGGTCACCGCCTGGAGCGGCGAATTCGAGATGCGCGAAGGCCAGCAGATGGCCTGGCAGCAGCTGCCGTTGGAGGTGACGCCGGTGTTGCCGGGCGCGCTGCCCGTGCTGCAGTGGCTGTCCGAGGAGCGTGGGCTGCCGTTCGCGCAGCAAGACGCGGCCTAG
- the secA gene encoding preprotein translocase subunit SecA yields MATNFLTQIFGSRNDRLLKQYRKTVERINALEPEFEKLSDEALRAKTQEFKDRIAKGETVDALLPEAFATVREGSKRVMKMRHFDVQLLGGMALHNGKISEMRTGEGKTLTATLPVYLNALTGKGVHVVTVNDYLASRDATWMGRLYNFLGLTVGINLPQMPREEKQQAYGSDITYGTNNEYGFDYLRDNMVYEPGDRVQRGLNYAIVDEVDSILIDEARTPLIISGQAEDHTDLYLAINKVVPLLTKQEGEADPRTGEGVTVPGDFTVDEKTHQVFLTEDGHENAERILGEFKLLPEGASLYDPANITLMHHLNAALRARHLYHRDQHYVVQQGEVVIVDEFTGRLMTGRRWSDGLHQAVEAKEGVEIQAENQTLASITFQNYFRLYGKLAGMTGTADTEAYEFQEIYGLETMIIPPNRISKRDDQLDRVYKTTREKYEAAIQDIRECYERGQPVLVGTSSIENSEIIDGLLEKAGLPHQVLNAKQHAREADIVAQAGRTKMITIATNMAGRGTDIVLGGNIEKMIEAIEADEGRDEAAKKADIEHVRAEWTKDHEFVKSLGGLRIIATERHESRRIDNQLRGRSGRQGDPGSSRFYLSLDDPLMRIFAGDRVKAIMDRLKMPDGEAIEAGIVTRSIESAQRKVEARNFDIRKQLLEYDDVSNDQRKVIYQQRNDILDAGDLTAQIAGLREGCFTDLVRQYVPSESVEEQWDLAALENTLFTEWGIDMPLKKDVEAAEAIADEDIVEKVLQHANETFDAKVALIGQENFTQFERMVLLQSIDTHWREHLASLDYLRQGIHLRGYAQKQPKQEYKREAFELFGQLLDSVKNEVTRQLMTVRVQSGEQLEEAAEALESRGENVTNITYTAPTETGEVEVRVDEESQRRAAAAGAGALSAEALAFARVGRNDPCPCGSGKKYKQCHGKLT; encoded by the coding sequence GCTCCAAGCGCGTCATGAAGATGCGCCACTTCGACGTGCAACTGCTGGGCGGCATGGCGCTGCACAACGGCAAGATTTCCGAAATGCGCACCGGCGAAGGCAAGACGCTGACCGCCACGCTGCCGGTGTACCTGAATGCGCTGACCGGCAAGGGCGTGCACGTGGTCACGGTGAACGACTACCTGGCCAGCCGCGACGCGACCTGGATGGGCCGCCTCTACAACTTCCTCGGCCTCACCGTCGGCATCAACCTGCCGCAGATGCCGCGCGAGGAAAAGCAGCAGGCCTACGGCAGCGACATCACGTACGGCACGAACAACGAGTACGGCTTCGACTACCTGCGCGACAACATGGTCTACGAGCCCGGCGACCGGGTGCAGCGCGGCCTGAACTACGCGATCGTCGACGAGGTGGACTCGATCCTGATCGACGAGGCCCGCACGCCGCTGATCATCAGCGGCCAGGCCGAAGACCACACCGACCTCTACCTGGCCATCAACAAGGTGGTGCCGCTGCTGACCAAGCAGGAAGGCGAAGCCGACCCGCGCACCGGCGAAGGCGTCACGGTGCCCGGCGACTTCACGGTCGACGAGAAGACGCACCAGGTCTTCCTGACCGAAGACGGCCACGAGAACGCCGAGCGCATCCTGGGCGAGTTCAAGCTGCTGCCCGAAGGCGCGTCGCTCTACGACCCGGCCAACATCACGCTGATGCACCACCTGAACGCGGCGCTGCGTGCCCGTCACCTGTACCACCGCGACCAGCATTACGTGGTTCAGCAGGGCGAAGTGGTGATCGTCGACGAATTCACCGGCCGCCTCATGACCGGCCGCCGCTGGAGCGACGGCCTGCACCAGGCCGTGGAAGCCAAGGAAGGCGTGGAGATCCAGGCCGAGAACCAGACGCTGGCCTCGATCACCTTCCAGAACTATTTCCGCCTGTACGGCAAGCTCGCCGGCATGACCGGCACGGCAGACACCGAAGCCTACGAGTTCCAGGAAATCTATGGTCTGGAGACCATGATCATTCCGCCGAACCGCATCAGCAAGCGCGACGACCAGCTCGACCGCGTCTACAAGACGACGCGCGAGAAGTACGAAGCCGCCATCCAGGACATCCGCGAGTGCTACGAGCGCGGCCAGCCGGTGCTGGTGGGCACATCGTCCATCGAGAACTCCGAAATCATCGACGGCCTGCTCGAGAAGGCGGGCCTGCCGCACCAGGTGCTGAACGCCAAGCAGCACGCCCGCGAAGCCGACATCGTGGCGCAGGCCGGCCGCACGAAGATGATCACCATCGCGACCAACATGGCCGGCCGCGGTACCGACATCGTGCTGGGCGGCAACATCGAGAAGATGATCGAGGCGATCGAGGCCGACGAGGGCCGCGACGAAGCAGCCAAGAAGGCCGACATCGAGCATGTGCGCGCCGAATGGACCAAGGACCACGAGTTCGTGAAGTCGCTCGGCGGCCTGCGCATCATCGCGACCGAACGCCACGAATCGCGCCGCATCGACAACCAGCTGCGTGGCCGTTCGGGCCGCCAGGGCGACCCGGGTTCGTCGCGCTTCTACCTGAGCCTGGACGATCCGCTGATGCGCATCTTCGCGGGCGACCGCGTCAAGGCGATCATGGACCGCCTGAAGATGCCCGACGGCGAAGCCATTGAGGCCGGCATCGTCACGCGCAGCATCGAGAGCGCGCAGCGCAAGGTCGAGGCGCGCAACTTCGACATCCGCAAGCAGCTGCTCGAGTACGACGACGTGTCGAACGACCAGCGCAAGGTGATCTACCAGCAGCGCAACGACATCCTCGACGCGGGCGACCTCACGGCGCAGATCGCCGGCCTGCGCGAAGGCTGCTTCACCGACCTCGTGCGCCAGTACGTGCCCAGCGAATCGGTCGAGGAGCAGTGGGACCTGGCCGCGCTGGAGAACACGCTCTTCACCGAGTGGGGCATCGACATGCCGCTCAAGAAGGATGTCGAGGCCGCGGAAGCCATTGCCGACGAGGACATCGTCGAGAAGGTGCTGCAGCACGCCAACGAAACCTTCGACGCGAAGGTGGCGCTGATCGGCCAGGAGAATTTCACCCAGTTCGAACGCATGGTGCTGCTGCAGAGCATCGACACCCACTGGCGCGAACACCTGGCCTCGCTCGACTACCTGCGCCAGGGCATCCACCTGCGCGGCTATGCGCAGAAACAGCCCAAGCAGGAATACAAGCGCGAAGCCTTCGAGCTCTTCGGCCAACTGCTCGACTCGGTCAAGAACGAAGTCACGCGCCAGCTGATGACGGTGCGCGTGCAATCGGGCGAACAGCTCGAGGAAGCCGCAGAAGCGCTCGAGAGCCGCGGCGAGAACGTCACCAACATCACCTACACCGCGCCGACGGAAACCGGCGAGGTCGAGGTGCGCGTCGACGAGGAAAGCCAGCGCCGCGCGGCGGCCGCGGGTGCCGGCGCCCTGAGCGCCGAAGCCCTGGCCTTCGCCCGCGTCGGCCGCAACGACCCGTGCCCCTGCGGCAGCGGCAAGAAGTACAAGCAATGCCACGGCAAGCTGACCTGA
- a CDS encoding acyltransferase family protein codes for MHPKYRPDIDGLRAVAVASVVLYHAFPSLLPGGFIGVDIFFVISGFLITTIILQSLAAGDFSFKDFYARRVRRIFPALAIVLLVTLCAGWYLLLSDEFAELGTQTVGGAGFVANLVFWGEAGYFDTAAETKPLLHLWSLGIEEQFYIFWPLLLGLAWRRQWPIVRVILGIAAISLLVNVATVHPFPTASFYSPASRFWELMVGGILACMRLRPPNPSPWRSHLQSVLGIGLIVLGLVMIRAIKAFPGWWALLPTLGAMSCIAAGPTGVLNRYLLSNRVMVWIGLISYPLYLWHWPLLVYVRLVENDPLHHSVTARIAAVIASVVLAWATYRFVERFVRRRQTTGVLRGLVVSMLVLALAGAVVSFGVPSPRNNNAQLQAVANAAVDADYYGGLTRDMVGDQRVYKAGTGVADTFFVGDSHVQQYAPRALAVTQAFPEDTRTAYFATLGSCPPVPGVFADKNVDCPERRNKTLAFAYDPQVKTVVIGGCWNCYFLDSGALDYYFRGPDGVVHPFQSGDGIARSLASLEALLHDLSQKKKVYLLLDNPGGEHFTPRRLIQGNRLRHITAAPTTPTAPLPANQKQLNDRLLEIAAASGAEPINAVATLCKDNECQRTMPDGDPSYKDGDHLRLEFTRDHATYIDRVLRKSDVAQPVR; via the coding sequence ATGCACCCCAAGTACCGCCCCGACATCGACGGCTTACGCGCCGTCGCGGTAGCGTCCGTGGTGCTCTATCACGCGTTCCCGAGCCTGCTGCCCGGGGGATTCATCGGCGTTGACATCTTCTTCGTGATCTCGGGCTTCCTGATCACGACCATCATCCTGCAGAGCCTGGCAGCGGGCGACTTCAGCTTCAAGGACTTCTACGCCCGCCGGGTACGGCGCATATTCCCCGCGCTGGCCATCGTGCTGCTCGTTACGCTGTGTGCCGGGTGGTACCTGCTGTTGTCCGATGAGTTCGCCGAACTCGGCACGCAGACGGTGGGCGGGGCTGGCTTCGTTGCCAACCTGGTTTTCTGGGGCGAAGCGGGCTACTTCGACACGGCGGCGGAGACCAAGCCGCTGCTGCACCTCTGGTCGCTGGGCATCGAGGAGCAGTTCTATATTTTCTGGCCGTTGCTGCTGGGTCTTGCCTGGCGCAGGCAATGGCCGATCGTGCGCGTGATATTGGGAATTGCGGCAATCTCGTTGCTGGTCAATGTCGCGACGGTGCATCCTTTTCCGACAGCATCGTTCTATTCGCCGGCTTCGCGGTTCTGGGAACTGATGGTCGGGGGCATTCTGGCTTGCATGCGGCTGCGGCCGCCGAACCCCAGCCCATGGCGCAGCCACTTGCAATCCGTGCTCGGCATCGGACTGATCGTTCTGGGGCTGGTGATGATCCGCGCCATCAAGGCGTTCCCGGGCTGGTGGGCGCTGTTGCCTACGCTGGGTGCGATGAGTTGCATCGCCGCCGGGCCGACAGGTGTGCTGAACAGGTACCTGCTTTCCAACCGCGTGATGGTATGGATCGGGCTCATCAGCTATCCGCTGTACCTTTGGCACTGGCCGCTGCTGGTGTATGTCCGCCTTGTCGAAAATGATCCGCTGCATCATTCGGTGACCGCCAGGATCGCGGCCGTGATTGCCAGCGTAGTGCTGGCCTGGGCGACCTACCGATTCGTCGAGCGCTTCGTCAGGCGCCGGCAGACCACGGGGGTCTTGCGTGGACTGGTGGTCTCGATGCTGGTATTGGCGCTAGCGGGCGCAGTGGTGTCGTTCGGTGTTCCTTCTCCGCGCAACAACAATGCACAGCTTCAGGCCGTGGCCAATGCTGCGGTGGACGCCGACTACTACGGCGGCCTCACGCGCGACATGGTCGGTGACCAGCGGGTCTACAAGGCTGGAACGGGCGTGGCCGATACATTCTTCGTGGGAGACAGCCATGTGCAACAGTACGCGCCACGGGCGCTGGCCGTGACACAAGCTTTCCCCGAGGACACGCGCACCGCTTACTTCGCGACTCTGGGTTCATGCCCGCCGGTGCCTGGTGTCTTCGCGGACAAGAATGTCGATTGCCCTGAGCGGCGCAATAAGACCCTGGCCTTCGCCTACGATCCCCAGGTCAAGACGGTCGTGATCGGCGGCTGCTGGAATTGCTACTTTCTCGACTCGGGGGCGCTGGACTATTACTTCCGCGGCCCCGATGGTGTGGTGCATCCCTTCCAGAGCGGAGACGGCATCGCCCGATCGCTCGCTTCGCTGGAAGCGCTCCTGCACGACCTGTCGCAGAAAAAGAAGGTGTACCTGCTGCTGGACAATCCGGGAGGCGAGCATTTCACGCCGAGGCGATTGATTCAGGGCAACAGACTGAGGCACATCACCGCCGCGCCGACAACGCCTACGGCACCGCTTCCTGCCAATCAGAAGCAGCTCAACGACCGGCTGCTGGAGATTGCGGCCGCAAGCGGTGCGGAGCCCATCAATGCCGTGGCCACCCTGTGCAAGGACAATGAGTGCCAGAGAACCATGCCGGATGGCGATCCTTCGTACAAGGACGGGGACCATCTTCGCCTGGAGTTCACGCGAGACCACGCCACCTACATCGATCGAGTGCTGCGCAAGAGCGACGTTGCCCAGCCCGTCAGGTAG
- the zapD gene encoding cell division protein ZapD, producing MILYEYPFNERIRTYLRLEHLFRRLGELVPAESPLSHHYALITIFEIMDVAARADLKADVLRDLDKHKTVFNSYRGNPAIAEAVLDQVVSQLERNFTTLNGVAGKAGQALTENEWLMSIRSRAGIPGGTCEFDLPAYYAWQHRPPASRRADLERWSNTLSPLASSIYLLLKLLRDADVPYKVIATNGQFQQNLPQGRSFQLLRLRIDPKLGLIPEISGNRLMVSVRLMRHDKDDRLHQSSDDAPFELTLCA from the coding sequence GTGATCCTTTACGAGTACCCCTTCAACGAGCGCATCCGCACCTACCTGCGGCTGGAGCACCTGTTTCGCCGCCTGGGCGAGCTGGTACCCGCTGAATCGCCGCTGTCCCACCATTACGCCCTGATCACGATCTTCGAGATCATGGACGTCGCCGCGCGGGCCGACCTCAAGGCCGACGTACTGCGCGACCTCGACAAGCACAAGACCGTCTTCAACAGTTATCGCGGCAACCCGGCCATCGCCGAAGCGGTGCTCGACCAGGTCGTCAGCCAGCTCGAGCGCAACTTCACCACCCTCAACGGCGTGGCCGGCAAGGCCGGGCAGGCGCTGACGGAAAACGAGTGGCTCATGAGCATCCGCAGCCGAGCCGGCATTCCGGGCGGCACCTGCGAATTCGACCTGCCCGCCTACTACGCCTGGCAGCACCGCCCCCCGGCCAGCCGCCGGGCCGACCTCGAACGCTGGTCGAACACGCTCTCGCCGCTGGCCTCGTCGATTTACCTGCTGCTCAAGCTGCTGCGCGACGCCGACGTGCCCTACAAGGTGATCGCCACCAACGGCCAGTTCCAGCAGAACCTGCCCCAGGGCCGCAGCTTCCAGCTGCTGCGCCTGCGCATCGACCCCAAGCTGGGCCTCATTCCTGAAATCAGCGGCAATCGCCTCATGGTCTCGGTGCGTCTCATGCGCCACGACAAGGACGACCGCCTGCACCAAAGCTCGGACGACGCGCCTTTCGAGCTGACCCTCTGCGCATGA